Proteins found in one Thermaerobacter subterraneus DSM 13965 genomic segment:
- a CDS encoding S1 RNA-binding domain-containing protein, giving the protein MAEAYSVGDIVEGTVDGITGFGAFVKLPDGRTGLVHISEVAHGWVENVSDHLSVGDTVKVKILRIDEANNKIALSIKATQPAPADGGRRPRRDNRDFERKLADFLKQSEKKLRDARLERW; this is encoded by the coding sequence ATGGCGGAAGCATATTCGGTCGGGGACATCGTCGAGGGCACGGTGGACGGGATCACCGGCTTCGGCGCCTTTGTCAAGCTGCCCGATGGGCGGACCGGGCTGGTCCACATCTCGGAAGTCGCCCACGGGTGGGTTGAAAACGTCAGCGACCACCTTTCGGTGGGCGACACGGTGAAGGTCAAGATCCTGCGCATCGACGAGGCCAACAACAAGATCGCCCTGTCCATCAAGGCGACCCAGCCGGCGCCGGCTGACGGCGGCCGCCGGCCCCGGCGCGACAATCGCGACTTCGAGCGCAAGCTGGCCGACTTCCTGAAGCAGTCGGAGAAGAAGTTGCGCGACGCCCGGCTCGAGCGCTGGTAA
- a CDS encoding oligosaccharide flippase family protein, producing MGGILRSTLWLTAGNLANRILGLLYRLLLGRLLDPARLGLFQLAMSLYFSLLTPVVAGLPDAVARVTARSAGHPALPRVITRTAALAVAGVALPAAWLLLTGWTPPGPGWVEARQAVPLVLLLPAIALAAASAVLRGQFLGDGRSAWIVIAQLVEQVVRVGALALAVHPGVRLPWPPLVFLTGLLVAGEAVGFLSTWLAYRSVAPPAGSGSPPGRGTVGQPPPPAGGPGHGAAAMRPAGPPGQGGGPAPSLGEVLALAGPATVERILLSAARLLEATLIPTRLVQTGLTVTQALAVYGELGGLAAPLLLLPTVFSGALAAAIVPAVAQAEHDPRRLRDQVRRVVAVALHLGVLAAVLFAREGTALAALLFPGAAGGDYPGAGRLIHWIAPAALLLYADQVAAAVMRGLGRPLEPMVVDLASAGVRIAVIAWGIRPGMPPDAAVRVVCLSLVADVVVAGGGNLACALWRTGTAPDLVGWVVLPACAGLAALGILDGLAPLLGSGLAGRLLSWSAAGAAVAAIAWVAAAPPRPPRTALPS from the coding sequence ATGGGGGGCATCCTGCGCTCCACCCTGTGGCTCACGGCGGGCAACCTGGCGAACCGGATCCTGGGCCTGCTCTACCGGCTCCTCTTGGGCCGGCTTCTCGACCCCGCTCGCCTGGGCCTGTTCCAGCTGGCCATGTCGCTGTACTTTTCCCTGCTGACCCCGGTGGTGGCCGGGCTGCCCGACGCCGTGGCCCGGGTGACGGCCCGCAGCGCCGGGCATCCGGCCCTTCCCCGGGTGATCACCCGCACCGCCGCCCTGGCGGTGGCCGGCGTGGCCCTGCCTGCCGCCTGGCTGCTGCTCACGGGCTGGACGCCGCCCGGCCCGGGCTGGGTGGAGGCCCGCCAGGCCGTGCCCCTGGTGCTGCTGCTCCCGGCCATCGCCCTGGCGGCGGCCTCGGCCGTGCTGCGAGGCCAGTTCCTCGGCGACGGGCGCTCGGCCTGGATCGTCATCGCCCAGCTGGTGGAACAGGTGGTGCGGGTGGGCGCCCTGGCCCTGGCGGTCCATCCCGGCGTCCGGCTGCCCTGGCCGCCCCTGGTGTTCCTCACCGGCCTTCTGGTGGCGGGGGAGGCCGTGGGTTTCCTCTCCACCTGGCTCGCTTACCGGTCCGTCGCGCCGCCGGCGGGCAGCGGCTCGCCGCCCGGGCGGGGCACGGTGGGGCAGCCGCCGCCCCCTGCCGGCGGGCCCGGGCACGGGGCGGCGGCCATGCGGCCGGCGGGCCCGCCCGGGCAGGGCGGCGGTCCGGCTCCCAGCCTGGGGGAGGTGCTGGCGCTGGCGGGCCCGGCCACGGTGGAGCGAATCCTGCTGTCTGCGGCACGGCTGCTGGAGGCCACGTTGATTCCCACCCGCCTGGTTCAGACCGGCCTGACGGTCACCCAGGCCCTGGCCGTGTACGGCGAACTGGGCGGGCTGGCCGCGCCCCTGCTCCTGCTGCCCACGGTCTTCAGCGGCGCCCTGGCCGCGGCCATCGTCCCGGCAGTGGCCCAGGCGGAACACGATCCCCGCAGGCTGCGGGACCAGGTGCGACGCGTGGTGGCGGTGGCGCTGCACCTGGGTGTGCTGGCCGCCGTGCTGTTCGCCCGGGAGGGAACCGCCCTGGCCGCCCTGCTCTTCCCCGGCGCTGCCGGTGGCGACTACCCGGGAGCCGGTCGCCTGATCCACTGGATCGCTCCGGCGGCGCTGCTGCTGTACGCCGACCAGGTGGCGGCGGCGGTGATGCGGGGTCTGGGCCGCCCCCTGGAACCCATGGTGGTCGACCTGGCCTCGGCGGGAGTGCGCATCGCCGTCATCGCCTGGGGCATCCGCCCGGGGATGCCGCCCGACGCGGCGGTGCGCGTGGTTTGCCTTTCCCTGGTCGCCGACGTGGTGGTGGCCGGCGGTGGCAACCTGGCCTGCGCCCTCTGGCGGACCGGCACGGCCCCGGACCTGGTGGGCTGGGTCGTCCTGCCGGCCTGCGCCGGGCTGGCCGCCCTGGGGATCCTGGACGGCCTGGCCCCCCTGCTGGGTTCCGGGCTGGCAGGCCGGCTGCTCAGCTGGAGCGCTGCCGGCGCGGCCGTGGCCGCCATCGCCTGGGTCGCCGCCGCGCCGCCCCGGCCGCCGCGGACCGCCCTGCCGTCGTAG